From the genome of Streptomyces sp. S4.7:
TCGGCGATGAAGCAGCCGCGCTCACCGGTGACCGAGGTGAAGCGCTCCTTGAGCGGGCTCAGCCAGTTCACCAGGTGGTTGACCATCGTGCCGTCGGAGAGCCGGCCCACGGCGGAGACCATGTCCTCGTGCGGACGGCCGCTCTTGGACACCGTGTGGGCGGAGATCGAGGTGTACGTCTGGCCGGTCACCCAGCCGGTCAGGTCGATGTCGTGGGTGGCGAGGTCCTTGACCACGCCGACATCGGCGATCCGGTGCGGGAACGGACCCTGACGGCGCGTCACCACCTGGTACACGTCGCCGAGTTCACCGGCCTCCAGGCGGGAGCGCAGGCTGCGCAGCGCCGGGTTGCAGCGCTCGATGTGGCCGACGCCCGCGACGAGGTCGCGCGATTCGAACGCCTCGACCAGACGGCGCGCGCCGTCGACGGTGTCGGCCAGCGGCTTCTCGATGAGCGCGCTCACCCCGGCCTCGGCGAGCTGGAGCCCGACCTCCTCGTGCAGGGCGGTCGGGCAGGCGATGACGGCGTAGTCGACGCCGATCGCGAGCAGTTCCTCGACGGTGGCGAGGACGGGCGCGCCCTGCGCCAGTCCGTTCTTGTCGCCGAGCGGGTCGACGACACCGACGAGCGTGACGCCGTCGAGGCCGACCAGTACGCGGGCGTGGTGGCGCCCCATCGAGCCCAGGCCGATCAGGCCGGCGCGCAGTCCCCCGGTGGTCACAGGTTCTCTCCCAGCTCATTCACGGCGGAAACGATTCGCTCCAGGTCCGACTTGGAGAGCGAGGGGTGCACGGGCAGCGAGACGACCTCGGCGGCGGCCCGCTCGGTCTCCGGCAGGTCCCAGTTCCGGCCGGCCTTCTGGTCCGGCTCCCAGAACGGCCGCAGCCGGTGGATGGGGGTGGGGTAGTACACGGCGTTGCCGACGCCCGCCTCGGTGAGCTTCGCCATCGCGGCGTCGCGGTCACCGGTGATCCGGACGGTGTACTGGTGGTAGACGTGGTACGCGCCCTCGGCGACCGGCGGCGTCACCACACCGGGCGCGGTGATGTGCTCGCTCAGGTACGCGGCGTTGGCGCGGCGCTGCTCGGTCCAGCCGCCGAGCTTGCCGAGCTGCACCCGGCCGACGGCGGCGGCCACGTCGGTGAGGCGCATGTTGGCGCCGACGATCTCGTTCGCGTACCGCTGCTCCATGCCCTGGTTGCGCAGCAGGCGCAGGGTGCGGGCGACCTCGGCGTCACCGGTGGAGATCATGCCGCCTTCGAGGGAGTGCATGTTCTTCGTCGGGTAGAAGCTGAAGGTGCCGCCGGAGCCGAAGGCGCCGACCGGCGTGCCGTGCAGCGACGCGGCGTGCGCCTGGCAGGCGTCCTCCACGACGGCGAGCTTGTGCTTGTCGGCGATGGGCATCAGCTTGTCCATCGACGCCGGGTTGCCGTAGAGGTGCACCGGCATGATGGCGGCGGTGCGCGGGGTGATCGCGGCCTCGACGGCCGCCGGGTCGAGCCCGAAGTTGCCGGGCTCGATGTCGGCGAAGACGACGTCGGCGCCGACGAGGCGGACGGCGTTGGCCGACGCGGCGAACGAGAACGACGGCACGATCACCTCGTCGCCCGGGCCGATGCCGAGGGCGAGCAGCAGGAGATGGAGTGCCGAAGTGCCGGAGTTCACGGCCACGCAGTGGCGGCCGGCGACGAGTTCGGCGAAGCCTTCCTCGAAAGCGGCCACCTCGGGGCCCTGTACGACCCGGCCGGTGCGCAGTACGCGTACAGCGGCCTCGATCTCCTCTTCCCCGATGACGGGGCGGGCAGCGGGAATGGGCTGCACTTCACTGCTCGACATGGACGTCGTCCTCCTTGAACACCGCGAAAGCTCTCTGTGGCAGAGGCCAGGAGTGCAGCGGGCGTCTCACGAGGCCGCGTGTACTCCTACGGCGCGATTGGCCGACGCCCTGCCGAGGAATGTGGGACCGCTGTCCCTGGACGGGCCGGTCTCCGACCGCAGGTTCCGGGCGGAGACTGTCGACGGCGGGGACCGCCAGTCACATTATCAGGGATTTCCGACCGAATTTCGGCCCTGTTAACCGGCAATCGCATCAATTCCGAAACAGAAGAGCCCGTGCCCATCACTGGATTCACAGTGATGGGCACGGGCCGATCAACCGGCTGTCACCAAACGTTCAGCTGAACAGCTCAGCCATCCGTGGGGACCGACACGGCCGGGGCCGACTGCTGTTCGGCAGCCGATGTCTTCTTGGCCACGGACTTCGCGGCCGCCTTCTTGGTGGTGGTCTTCTTCGCGGCGGTCTTCTTGGCGGCCGTCTTCTTCGTCGCCGCCTTCTTGGCCGTGGCCTTCTTGGCGGTCTTTCGAGCCGCCTTCTTGGCCGGAGCGGAAGATTCCGCATTGTCGTCGCCGTCGGACCGATCAGCGTGTCCCTCGGATTCGGCCGATTCCGCGGGGGCCGGGGCCGTCTCCGGCGCCGAATCCACCACGAGGACCGCTCCCTCCTCGGCGCCCGCCGGCGAACCGGCCGGAGCCGACGCCTTACGGGTCGCCCTGCGGCGCGCCCGCGGCGGTGCCGCCTCGGGCGTGTCGCCGGACGGCGTGTCACCGGACGGCGTGTCACCGGCGGGCTCGGCCGATACGGCCTCCGGCTCCGCCGCGACCGGCGCCGCCGACTGCTCGACGACGACCTCGGCCGCCTGCTCCGCGACCTCGTCCGACCCGGCCGCCTTCGGCGAACCGGCCGGAGCCGACGCCTTACGGGTGGCCCTGCGGCGGGGGCGGCCCTGCGGGGCCGCCTCCTCCACCACTTCCTCGGGTTCGGCCACCGGCACGGACGAGGCGACCGGGACCGGCACCTGCGCCTGCTCGTCGGGGCGCACCCGCTGCTCGGGCTCCGCCGAACGCGGCGAACCGGCCGGAGCCGACGCCTTGCGCGAGGCCCGGCGGCGCGAACGCCCGCCACGGGCGGCCGTCTCGGCCTCCGCGACGCTGCTGTACAGCTCCTCGTCGGGCACGAACTCCGGCGCGGGCAGCGCCACCGGGGTAGCGACCTCCGCCGCGACCTCGGCCTCGGACTCGGTCTCCGCCGGACCCTCGGCCGTCTCGTGGTCGTGGTCATGGCTGTGGTCGTGGTCCGCGCCGGACCCGCCGCGGCGCTTCTTCGCGCGCTTGCCGTTGCCGCCACCGCCGGCGCCGCCACCGCCACCGGAGCCGGTCGGCTGCTCCATGTGGACGATCACGCCTCGCCCGTTGCAGTGGACACAGGTCTCGGAGAACGACTCCAGCAGACCCTGGCCGACGCGCTTACGGGTCATCTGGACCAGGCCCAGCGACGTCACTTCGGCGACCTGGTGCTTCGTACGGTCCCGGCCCAGGCACTCCAGCAGCCGCCGCAGCACCAGATCCCGGTTCGATTCGAGGACCATGTCGATGAAGTCGATGACGACGATGCCGCCGAGGTCACGCAGCCGCAGCTGACGCACGATCTCCTCGGCCGCCTCCAGGTTGTTCCTGGTGACGGTCTCTTCGAGGTTGCCGCCCTGACCGGTGAACTTCCCGGTGTTGACGTCGACCACGATCATGGCCTCGGTCTTGTCGATCACCAGCGAGCCACCGCTCGGCAGCCAGACCTTGCGGTCCAGCGCCTTCATCAGCTGCTCGTCGATCCGGTACGAGGCGAAGACGTCGACCTCGCTCGTCCAGCGGTTCAGCCGGTCGGACAGGTCGGGCGCCACGTGCGCCACATAACCGTGGATGGTCTGCCACGCCTCGTCACCGCTGACGATGACCTTGGTGAAGTCCTCGTTGAAGATGTCGCGCACGACCCGGACGGTCATGTCCGGCTCACCGTAGAGAAGGGTCGGGGCGTTGCCGCTCTTCGCCTTCTTCTGGATGTCCTCCCACTGCGACTGGAGGCGCTCGACGTCACGGCGCAGCTCGTCCTCGCTCGCGCCCTCGGCGGCAGTGCGGACGATGACGCCCGCGTCCTCGGGGACGATCTTCTTCAGGATGGTCTTCAGCCGCGCCCGCTCGGTGTCCGGGAGCTTGCGGCTGATGCCGGTCATCGAGCCCTCGGGGACGTACACGAGGTAACGGCCGGGGAGCGAGACCTGGCTGGTGAGACGCGCGCCCTTGTGACCGATCGGGTCCTTCGTCACCTGGACGAGGACCGACTGGCCGGACTTGAGCGCGGTCTCGATACGGCGCGGGCCGCCCGACATGCCCAGCGCCTCGAAGTTGACCTCACCGGCGTACAGGACGGCGTTGCGTCCCTTGCCGATGTCCACGAAGGCGGCCTCCATGGACGGCAGTACGTTCTGCACCTTGCCCAGGTAGACGTTGCCGACGTAGCTGGTGGCCTGCTCCTTGTTGACGTAGTGCTCGACGAGCACGTCGTCCTCGAGGACACCGATCTGGGTGCGCTCGCCGCTCTGCCGGACGACCATCACACGCTCGACGGCCTCACGGCGCGCCAGGAACTCCGCCTCGGTGATGATCGGCACACGGCGGCGGCCCTGCTCGCGCCCCTCGCGGCGGCGCTGCTTCTTCGCTTCGAGACGGGTCGAGCCCTTGATGGACTGGACCTCGTCCACGCCGGTGCCGGGCTCGGTGTCCTTCGTACGGCGCTCCCGCGGCTCACGGACCTTGACGACCGTACGCTCCGGGTCGTCCACGCCGTTGTTCTCGGTGTCGGAGCCGCCGTCGCCGCTGCGACGGCGCCTGCGGCGACGCCGGCGGCTGCTGCTGCTTCCGCCGCCCGACTGGCCGGCGGAGTCGTCGTCGTCCTGCTCGTCCAAGTCGCCCTCGACAGCGGTGTCGCCGTCGGTGTCGGCAGCCTCCTGCGACACCTGCTTCCTGCCGCGCTCGCGGCTCCGCTCCTCGGGCGCGTCCTCGGACTGTTCGTCCGACTGCTCGTCGGCCTCGGCCGACTCGCCGCGGCGACGGCGGCGGCCGCCCCTGCGGCGGCGGCGCGAGGGACGGTCGTAGTCGTCGGACTCGTCCGAATCGGACTCGTCACCCTCGGCGGACTGCTCGGTGCCGGACTCGTCGTCGGCGTCCCGCTCGGCGGCGGGGGCCTGCGCGGGCGCGGGCTCGGCCGCTTCGGCGGACTCACCGCGGCGACGGCGCCGACGGCGGCCCGAGGGCTCGGGCGCGGGCGCGGCCGTGGTCTCGTCCTCGATGTCGAAATCGTCGACGTCACCGCCGTCCTCGACGTCACCGGCGGCGGCCATCGCGGCGGCCGTCTCGGGGGTCTGGAACATCGGCTCGGCGAAGACGGGCGCCTGGAAGACGGCCACGGCGGGCCGGTTGGCACGCCGGCGCGACCGCTCGGGCGCCTCGGTCTCGCCGTCCTTCGTGGCGGCGGGGCCGGAGCCGTTGCGCTGCTCGGCCTTCCTGCTCCTGGGCTCGGGCTTCGTCTCGGTCTTCGGCGCGGGCGCCGGCTCCGTACTCGACTCGGCCTTCGGCTCGGTGGACTCGGACGCGCCACCGGCCCTGCGGCGGCCGCGGCCACGGGTCGCGGCCTTCTCCGCGGCCTCGACCCGCTCCTCGTCGGCGGTGATCTGCGTGACGGCGGTCGCGGGCAGCGTCTCGCCCTGCGTGGTCTCTTCGTCCGCCTCGGCGGCGGGGGTGGTGGCCGGTGCGGTCACCTTCCGGGTCGCGCGGCGGCGGGCACGCGGCGGCGCGGCCTCCTCGGCCACCGACTCGGGAGCGGTCTCGACGACCGGCTCCGGCGCACTCTCGGCGGGGGCGGCGACCTTACGGGTGGCGCGGCGGCGGGCACGCGGCGGCGCGGCCTCCTCGGCGACGGGCTCGGCGGCGGGCTCCGGGGCGGCGACGGCCGCGGGAGCGGCGGGCTCGACCACGGGCTCGACGACCTGTTCGGCGACCGTCTCGGCGGGAGCGGCGACCTTACGGGTCGCGCGGCGCCGGGCGCGCGGGGGCGCGACCTCCTCCGCCGCCGGCTCGGCGAGCGTCTCGGCCGCGGCGACCTCGGGTGCGGGCTCGGCCACGATCTCCACGGGAGCGGTGGCCTTACGGGTGGCGCGGCGGCGGGCACGCGGCGGCGCGGCCTCCTCGGCCACCGGCTCGCCGGCGGGCTCGACCGCGCCGTCCTGCGTCACGTCGTCGGCCCCGGCCGCCGCGGACGGCGGCCCCGCGGGACGCGACGCGGCGCGGCGCCTGCGGCGCGGCGGCAGCGTGTCGCTGGGGCTGTTCAGTTCTTCTTCGGTGTCCCGGTTCGTACCGGGCTCGTTCTGGGACATGCGGGCGGTTCTCCCGTCACGCTCCCGGGCGCCACGCCTTGATCCGGTCCGGCCGCGGCCCGCGCCAGTGCGCGAATGCCGCCGTCCGGGGCGCGGGCGCCGCACAGGAGCTGTTATGTCTGGGTCGCCGGTTCCGTTCGTACGCGTTTGTACGTACGGCCTGGCGAAAGTCTTCGTGGTCAGCGCGCCGCCCGACCCAGGTGGCTCCCGAGGCAGTTCGAGGGCAGCGCTACAACAACCGTCCCTACGCGGAACCTGCACCTTCCGGCGCCTTCGCGGCGGCGGGTCCGGCGGCCATGGACAGGCCTGCCGTGACTGCCTCGCGGTCGGGCGCGAGCGGGTCGGTCACCGTTCCGGACTCCTCGTCGAAGAGCCCCTGCGCCAGCCTGGTCACCGCTGCGGGGACCGGCGGCGCCAGGTCGGCCACAGCTCGGAGACCGGAAAGGACGTCGTCGGGTCGTACGGCGGGTGTCACGTGCCGAACAACCAGCCGCAGTATCGCACAGCGCTCGCCCTGCGGCCTATCGGCCTGTGGAGGAAGCGTCCGCAGGTCGACGACGGCTTCCCGGGCGTCGAAGGTGCGCATGCCGTTCTTCGCGCGCCGCTCGACCTCCACCACCTCGGCGGCGAGGAAGGCGGCCACGGCGCGCCCGGCCTCTTCCTCGTCCACCCCGTCGAGCCGCAGCTCCCACTCCGAGGCGGTGAGCCGGTCGGCGAGTCCCGAGGTACGGGCCTCGACGGCGTCGATGATGTCGAGCCCGGTGGGCAGCGACTCGTCGAGCAGTTCGCGCAGGGTGTCCGGGTCGCGTGGCGCCGCGAGGGCGATCTCCAGGTACTCGGCCTCGCTGCCCGTGCCGGTGGGTGCGGCATTGGCGTAACTGACCTTCGGATGCGGGGTGAAGCCCGCCGAGTACGCCATGGGGACGTCGGCGCGGCGCAGTGCCCGCTCGAAGGCGCGCTGGAAATCGCGGTGGCTGGTGAACCGGAGGCGGCCACGCTTGGTGTAACGCAGTCGGATGCGCTGCACCGCCGGCGCGGGCGGTGGGCCTTCGGGCTGTCGCTTGCCCAGTGGTTCTTCTCCTCGGTGCGGGGTGCGCGCGGTGGCGCACACCCTCGAAATCGCGCGGCCGACCGGGCGGTCGGCCCCGGGAACCCGGCTCACACCTGCTTGCGCAGGGAGATCTCGGGTGCGGGTACCGCGCCGGGGACGGTTGTTGTACTACCCAGCGTACGCGCCCCGTCGACCGGCCACGCCACAGGCTCGGCCGGGCGGGGAGGGCCGACCAGCGCGCGCCACGCGTCGCGGCGGGCCTGCCGGACCGTTTCGCCCGCTGAGCGCAGTGCGCTCCCGACGGCCCGGCCCGCCTCGATGGCGGCGCTCCTGGCCGGGACCCGGACATGGTCGCGCAGGAGGTGCCCGACCGGGGTGCAGACGGCGCGGTAGAACCAGCTCACGGGCTGCCCGATCAGAATCCAGGCCAGCCATTTCAGCGCCCGGCCCACGGCCCGGGAGATCTGTCCGGCGATCCGCCAGGCAACGCCGAAGGCGGCGGCGATCTCCCGGCCGACGGGGGCGAGGACCGCGCGGTGGAACCAGCCGAGCGGGGTGATCAGCAGGGTGACGACGAGCCATCCGAGCGCCGTCCCGATACCGGCGGCGATCAGCGCGATGCCTCTGCCGAGCCAGGTGAGCGACCAGAGGGTGCCGTGGCCGACCGGGGTGAGCACCTGCCGGTACAGCCACACCAGCGGCACGACGAGCCCGTAGTGCACGACCGGCACCAGCACATAACGCCACAGCGCCACCCACGGCCACACGAACAACGCCTTGCCCAGCCACCCCAGCACCACGCCCAGCGCACGCCCGAGCGGGGCGAGCAGTGCCTCGTACACCCACGAGCAGACGAACGCGGTGCCCCGTCCGAAGGGCCGGAACACCGAGCGGTGCAGCGCCCGTGCCCCGGCGGCGAGCAGATCCCACACCATGCGCACCGGGACGACGAGCACCAGTACGACGATCCGCACCGGAATCCGGATGGCGGTGGTCAGACAGCCGTCACCCGGCTCGTACCCCTCGCGCGCCGGCGGGGCCGACGGGGCCGGCCTCTTGTCCAGATCCATGCCCCACAGGACGCCCCCGGCGCCCGCCCTGATCCCGGATCCGGCCACGAGGCGGCGTCTGTGCCCGATTCGAGACCGGGCACCGGCTCCGCGCCTCGCTTCGGGGCCCTACTTCACGACCGTCAGCGGCAGCAGCTTCTTGCCCGTCGGGCCGATCTGGATGTCGAGGTCCAGCTGCGGGCACACGCCACAGTCGAAGCACGGCGTCCAGCGGCAGTCCTCGACCTCGGTCTCGTCGAGGGCGTCCTGCCAGTCCTCCCAGAGCCAGTCCTTGTCGAGACCGGAGTCCAGGTGGTCCCAGGGCAGGACCTCCTCGTACGTGCGCTCGCGCGTGGTGTACCAGTCGATGTCCAGGCCGAACCCGGGCAGCGTCTTCTCGGCGCTCGCCATCCAGCGGTCGTAGCTGAAGTGCTCACGCCAGCCGTCGAACCGGCCGCCGTCCTCGTAGACCGCGCGGATGACCGCGCCCACCCGGCGGTCGCCGCGCGAGAGAAGGCCCTCGACGATGCCGGGCTTGCCGTCGTGGTACCGGAAGCCGATCGAGCGGCCGTACTTCTTGTCCGCGCGGATCTTGTCGCGCAGCTTCAGCAGGCGCGCGTCGGTCTCCTCGACGCTCAGCTGCGGCGCCCACTGGAACGGGGTGTGCGGCTTGGGCACGAACCCGCCGATGGAGACGGTGCAGCGGATGTCGTTCTGGCCGGACACCTTGCGGCCCTCGGCGATGACCTTGACGGCCATGTCGCCGATCTGCAGGACGTCCTCGTCGGTCTCCGTCGGCAGCCCGCACATGAAGTAGAGCTTCACCTGGCGCCAGCCGTTGCCGTACGCGGTGGAGACCGTACGGATCAGGTCGTCCTCCGAGACCATCTTGTTGATGACCTTGCGCAGCCGCTCGGAGCCGCCCTCGGGGGCGAAGGTGAGGCCGGAGCGCCGGCCGTTGCGCGTCAGCTCGTTGGCGAGGTCGACGTTGAAGGCGTCGACGCGGGTGGACGGGAGGGAGAGACCGATCTTCTCCTCCTCGTACCGGTCGGCGAGGCCCTTGGCGACGTCGGCGATCTCACTGTGGTCGGCGGAGGACAGCGACAGCAGGCCGACCTCCTCGAAGCCGGTCGCCTTGAGCCCCTTGTCGACCATCTCGCCGATGCCGGTGATGCTGCGCTCCCGGACGGGCCGAGTGATCATGCCGGCCTGGCAGAAGCGGCAGCCGCGCGTGCAGCCGCGGAAGATCTCGACGGACATCCGCTCGTGCACGGTCTCGGCCAGCGGTACGAGCGGCTGCTTCGGGTACGGCCACTCGTCCAGGTCCATGACGGTGTGCTTGGAGACCCGCCACGGGACGCCCGATCGGTTGGGGACGGTGCGGGCGATACGGCCGTCCGGCAGGTACTCGACGTCGTAGAAGCCGGGCACGTAGACCCCGCCGGTCTTCGCGAGCCGCAGCAGCAGCTCCTCGCGGCCACCGGTCCTGCCCTCGGCCTTCCAGGCCCGGACGATCCCGGTGATCTGGAGGACGGCCTGCTCGCCGTCGCCGATGACGGCGCAGTCGATGAACTCGGCGATCGGCTCGGGGTTGAACGCCGCGTGGCCGCCCGCGAGGACGATCGGGTGGTCGACGGTGCGGTCCGCCGCGTTGAGCGGGATCCCGGCCAGGTCGAGCGCCGTGAGCATGTTGGTGTAGCCGAGCTCGGTGGAGAAGGAGAGCCCGAAGACGTCGAAGGCCGAGACGGGGCGGTGCGCGTCCACCGTGAACTGGGGGACCTTGTGCTCGCGCATCAGCGCCTCGAGGTCGGGCCAGACGCTGTACGTGCGCTCCGCGAGGACGCCCTCGCGCTCGTTGAGTACCTCGTAGAGGATCATGACGCCCTGGTTGGGCAGGCCGACCTCGTACGCGTCGGGGTACATCAGTGCCCAGCGGACGTCGCACTCGTCCCAGTCCTTGACGGTGGAGTTGAGTTCACCGCCGACGTATTGGATCGGCTTCTGCACATGCGGGAGCAGAGCTTCGAGCTGTGGGAAGACCGATTCAACAGCAGACATCACGGCGACTTTCGTGGGCTGACGGGGTGACCATCCAGGCTACCTTGACGGCCACCCGCCCCTTACCCGCGAACGGTGCCGTTCGCGGGGCGCACGCCGGTGCTCAGTCGAAAAGCGCCGTGCGCAGCTTCCGTTTCGCCGACTTCCGCCAGATTCGCGGTAGTTCGCGCTCCCGGTCCGCCGCCCGCGACTCCTCCTCGCCGTACAGCAGCCCCCAGGTGAAGGCGGACTCGCCGGCCGCGTGGGCCTGGACCGCGAGATCGCGCAGGGCGTCGCGGGCCACGACGCTGTCCTGGTGGTCGCCGAGGACGCTCTGCACGGCCTTCATCCGCTTCGAGAAGCGCTTCGCGGACTTCCCGAGGGCGGGCTCGGCCGCGTCGGCGGCGTAGCGGGCACGCTTGGCGGCCTTGCGGGCGTCGTGCAGCGCCAGGTCGCGCTCCTCCCCCGGCGCGAGTCGCAGCGCGTGCTCGACGCGGCCCGCGAGGCGCTCGTAGTCCTTGACGACCGCCCTGGGCAGCACCTTGGCCGGTCTGCGGCCGGCGCCGTCCAGCAGCGGCGGATCGGCGAGCAGTGCCGCCACCGAGTCCAGCAGGCGCAGGTAGCGCGCGCTGTCGAGGACGCTGAGCGTCCTGTCCCGCGCGTCGGTGCGGCCCGCCGCGTCCCAGATCCGCAGCCGGGCGTGCACGGGCCCGAGCAGCAGGGTCGTGTCGTGTGCCTCGACGCCCGCGGTGAGCCGCTCGGCGAGGACCTCCTGGTCGCGGTCGACGCCCAGCTCCCCGGCGAGCCACTTCAGCTCGGCGCCGATGGGCCGGGTGGCGTCGCGGTCGAGCACCTTCTTGTACGTACGGAAAGCGGACCGCATCCGGCGGGTGGCGACCCGCAGTTGGTGCACGGAGTCGGGCAGGTCGCGGCGGACGGCGGGGTCGTAGGAGACGATCGCGTCGGCCTGCTCGCGCACATAGGCCAGCACATGGTCCCCGGCGGTGGCGGGCGCGCGCTTCGGGGCGGTCTTCGCCCGCTTTCCCGGCCCGGCCCCCTCAGCGGCGGGCGCCGTCTCGGCGAGGGCCCGGGCGAGCTTGGAACTGGCGGACGCCGGACGCACTCCCGCTTTGCGGAGCACCTTCTCCACGGCGTCGAGCAGGGCCGGGTCGCCGTCGTCTGCCAGCTCGACCTCGATCTCGGTCCACTCGGCGGTGCCGGTTCCGGTACCCGTACCGGAACCGGACCGGCGCTCCGCGCGGACGGTGTCGACGGCCACCTCGGCGAGGGTCCGGCCCGCCTCGTCGACCAGCAGGCTGGTGTCGCGGGAGGTCCGCAGCCGTACGACGGGGGTCAGTTCCGCGCCGCGGACCCGTGAGCGCACCAGCGCCGCGAGTTCGTCCGGGAGGGTGTCGGAGAGCGGGGCCCGGATCTCGTCGCGGACGCCGTCGCCGACGGGGAACTTGAGGTGCCAGCCCTCGTCGGCGCCGCCGGTCCGGCGGCGCAGGGTGAGGGACCCGGCGGTCAGCCGTAGGTCCGGGGTGTCGTGGTAGACGGCGTCCAGTTCGGTGACGCCCCGCGCCGTGACGGCCGAGACGGCGCGGACCTTGGTGAGGTCCGGCAGGAGGGAAGGGCCTGCGGGCCGCGAGCCGCCGTCGCCGCCCTCCGGCCGCACCGGGAGTTCGTACTTGCGTTCGATCTCTCGCTTTGTGTCCGCCATCTTCACAAACGTAGTCGCAGGGGCCGCCGAGTGGCAGCCCCCGCGACGCCGAAGGGGCAGATCAAGCCGACATGGGCCGCTGCACCCTGATCGACTGGAGCAGCCCGACCGCGATCCAGACCGCGAACATCGAGGTGCCTCCGTAGGAGACGAACGGCAGCGGCAGCCCCGCCACGGGCATGATCCCGAGCGTCATCCCGACGTTCTCGAAGGACTGGAAGGCGAACCAGGCGATGATCCCGGCCGCCACGATCGTCCCGTACAGCTCCGTCGTCTCACGGGCGATCCGGCAGGCGCGCCACAGCACCACACCGAGGAGCAGCAGGATCAGCCCGGCCCCGAGGAAACCCAGCTCCTCGCCCGCGACGGTGAAGACGAAGTCGGTCTGCTGCTCGGGGACGAACTGGCCGGTGGTCTGGGAGCCCTTGAAGAGGCCGGTGCCGGTGAGCCCGCCCGAACCGATCGCGATCCGCGCCTGGTTGGTGTTGTAGCCGACGCCCGCCGGGTCGAGTTCCGGGTTGGCGAAGGCGGCGAAGCGGTTGATCTGGTACTCGTCGAGGACCCCGAGCGCGGCGACCGCGACGGCGCCCGCGACACCGGCGCCGACGAGCCCGAAGATCCACCGGTTGGACGCCCCGGAGGAGAGCAGGACGCCGAGCACGATCACGGCCATGACCATGACCGAACCGAGGTCCGGCATCATCATGACGACCAGGATCGGGACGATCGCGAGCCCCAGGGACTTGGCGACCGTCCGATGGTCCGGATGGACCTGATCACCCGCGTCGACTCTGGCCGCGAGCAGCATCGCCATGCCCAGGATGATCGTGATCTTCACGAACTCCGAGGGCTGGAGGGTGAAGCCGCCGCCGAGCACGATCCAGGCGTGCGCGCCGTTGATGGTGGCGCCGAGCGGGGTGAGGACCAGCAGCACGAGCACGACGGAGATGCCGTAGAGGACGGGGACCGCGCCGCGCAGGGTGCGGTGGCCGAGCCAGATCGTGCCGATCATCAGGGCCAGCCCGATACCGGTGTTCAGTATGTGGCGGAAGAAGAAGTGGTACGGATCGCCCTGGTTGAGATCCGTACGGTTACGGGTCGCCGACCAGACCAGCAGCGACCCGACGGCCGAGAGCGCCACCGCGGAGAACATCAGCGGCCAGTCCAGCCTGCGCGCCATCGAGTCACGGGCGGCGAGCGTCGCCCAGAGCCCGCGCTCGGGACCGTATCCGGAGACGGAGAAGCCGCCTGTGCCGGCCATGGGTCAGTCCCTCCGCGCGGGTGGCCCCGCGAGTGGTCCGTTGTCGTTCGGCGCCTGCCCCGGATCGTCCGGGACCTGCCCGGCGTTGTCCGGTGCCTGCCCGGCGTCGGGGGCCCGGCTCGCGTCGCCGGGTGTCTGCGGCACCTGTCCGGTGTTGTCGCCGGCCGGTGCGATCTCGTTGCCGTCCAGCGGCGTCTTGTCCGGCACGTACGGCTTGACGGGCGGCGCGTCGATCGACCCGTCGGGCTCGATCTTGGGCAGCGACTTGCGGGGCTCGGGCAGCAGCGCCTTCTTGAGGTTCTGCCCGCCCTTCGTGTCGAGGCCGTACATCGCCTCGTAGATCTTGCGGACGGCCGGACCCGAGGCGCCGGAGCCCGTACCACCCTGGGAGATCGTCATGACGATCGTGTAGTCCTCGGTGTACGAGGCGAACCAGGAGGTCGTCTGCTTGCCGTAGACCTCGGCCGTACCCGTCTTGGCG
Proteins encoded in this window:
- a CDS encoding Rne/Rng family ribonuclease — translated: MSQNEPGTNRDTEEELNSPSDTLPPRRRRRAASRPAGPPSAAAGADDVTQDGAVEPAGEPVAEEAAPPRARRRATRKATAPVEIVAEPAPEVAAAETLAEPAAEEVAPPRARRRATRKVAAPAETVAEQVVEPVVEPAAPAAVAAPEPAAEPVAEEAAPPRARRRATRKVAAPAESAPEPVVETAPESVAEEAAPPRARRRATRKVTAPATTPAAEADEETTQGETLPATAVTQITADEERVEAAEKAATRGRGRRRAGGASESTEPKAESSTEPAPAPKTETKPEPRSRKAEQRNGSGPAATKDGETEAPERSRRRANRPAVAVFQAPVFAEPMFQTPETAAAMAAAGDVEDGGDVDDFDIEDETTAAPAPEPSGRRRRRRRGESAEAAEPAPAQAPAAERDADDESGTEQSAEGDESDSDESDDYDRPSRRRRRGGRRRRRGESAEADEQSDEQSEDAPEERSRERGRKQVSQEAADTDGDTAVEGDLDEQDDDDSAGQSGGGSSSSRRRRRRRRRSGDGGSDTENNGVDDPERTVVKVREPRERRTKDTEPGTGVDEVQSIKGSTRLEAKKQRRREGREQGRRRVPIITEAEFLARREAVERVMVVRQSGERTQIGVLEDDVLVEHYVNKEQATSYVGNVYLGKVQNVLPSMEAAFVDIGKGRNAVLYAGEVNFEALGMSGGPRRIETALKSGQSVLVQVTKDPIGHKGARLTSQVSLPGRYLVYVPEGSMTGISRKLPDTERARLKTILKKIVPEDAGVIVRTAAEGASEDELRRDVERLQSQWEDIQKKAKSGNAPTLLYGEPDMTVRVVRDIFNEDFTKVIVSGDEAWQTIHGYVAHVAPDLSDRLNRWTSEVDVFASYRIDEQLMKALDRKVWLPSGGSLVIDKTEAMIVVDVNTGKFTGQGGNLEETVTRNNLEAAEEIVRQLRLRDLGGIVVIDFIDMVLESNRDLVLRRLLECLGRDRTKHQVAEVTSLGLVQMTRKRVGQGLLESFSETCVHCNGRGVIVHMEQPTGSGGGGGAGGGGNGKRAKKRRGGSGADHDHSHDHDHETAEGPAETESEAEVAAEVATPVALPAPEFVPDEELYSSVAEAETAARGGRSRRRASRKASAPAGSPRSAEPEQRVRPDEQAQVPVPVASSVPVAEPEEVVEEAAPQGRPRRRATRKASAPAGSPKAAGSDEVAEQAAEVVVEQSAAPVAAEPEAVSAEPAGDTPSGDTPSGDTPEAAPPRARRRATRKASAPAGSPAGAEEGAVLVVDSAPETAPAPAESAESEGHADRSDGDDNAESSAPAKKAARKTAKKATAKKAATKKTAAKKTAAKKTTTKKAAAKSVAKKTSAAEQQSAPAVSVPTDG
- a CDS encoding Gfo/Idh/MocA family oxidoreductase, with the protein product MTTGGLRAGLIGLGSMGRHHARVLVGLDGVTLVGVVDPLGDKNGLAQGAPVLATVEELLAIGVDYAVIACPTALHEEVGLQLAEAGVSALIEKPLADTVDGARRLVEAFESRDLVAGVGHIERCNPALRSLRSRLEAGELGDVYQVVTRRQGPFPHRIADVGVVKDLATHDIDLTGWVTGQTYTSISAHTVSKSGRPHEDMVSAVGRLSDGTMVNHLVNWLSPLKERFTSVTGERGCFIADTLTADLTFFSNAAVTTEWEALRAFRGVAEGDMIRYAIPKREPLLVEHELFRDAVLGESHDICTLRQGLRTVEVAASVLESAANGRTVVFETGDSASHVG
- a CDS encoding DegT/DnrJ/EryC1/StrS family aminotransferase, translating into MSSSEVQPIPAARPVIGEEEIEAAVRVLRTGRVVQGPEVAAFEEGFAELVAGRHCVAVNSGTSALHLLLLALGIGPGDEVIVPSFSFAASANAVRLVGADVVFADIEPGNFGLDPAAVEAAITPRTAAIMPVHLYGNPASMDKLMPIADKHKLAVVEDACQAHAASLHGTPVGAFGSGGTFSFYPTKNMHSLEGGMISTGDAEVARTLRLLRNQGMEQRYANEIVGANMRLTDVAAAVGRVQLGKLGGWTEQRRANAAYLSEHITAPGVVTPPVAEGAYHVYHQYTVRITGDRDAAMAKLTEAGVGNAVYYPTPIHRLRPFWEPDQKAGRNWDLPETERAAAEVVSLPVHPSLSKSDLERIVSAVNELGENL